In one window of Thiobacillus sp. DNA:
- a CDS encoding hydrogen peroxide-inducible genes activator, with protein MTLTELRYVLAVVRQRHFGRAAEACHVAQPTLSVAIKKLEEELGVMLFERGGGGDVTVTPAGERVAEQASRIFELVDGIKDLAAGARDDLAGPLRLGAIYTIAPYLLPSLIPVLHAMAPEMPLLLEENYTRVLTEKMRKGELDAMIIATPVEEPGILSLPLYDEPFLVALPAEHPWRKKKQIGSDELEQENLLLLGSGHCFRDQVLQACPALNRSASGLAKTLESSSLETIRQMVASGVGVTVLPCTAARSHTASDDMITMRPFKSTAPSRQVAIAWRKSFPRPRAIEAIRQAIMACELTCVQKLKPRPGGA; from the coding sequence ATGACCCTCACCGAACTTCGTTACGTGCTCGCCGTCGTCCGCCAGCGCCATTTCGGCCGTGCCGCGGAGGCTTGCCACGTGGCCCAGCCAACCCTGTCCGTCGCCATCAAGAAGCTGGAGGAGGAACTGGGGGTAATGCTGTTCGAGCGGGGCGGCGGTGGTGACGTGACGGTGACCCCGGCTGGGGAGCGGGTGGCGGAGCAGGCTTCCCGCATCTTCGAACTGGTGGACGGCATCAAGGATCTGGCCGCCGGGGCCCGGGACGACCTGGCGGGTCCGCTGCGCCTGGGGGCCATCTACACCATTGCCCCCTACCTGCTGCCCAGCCTTATCCCGGTGCTGCACGCCATGGCGCCGGAGATGCCCCTGCTGCTGGAGGAGAACTACACCCGGGTGCTGACGGAGAAGATGCGCAAGGGCGAACTGGACGCCATGATCATCGCCACGCCGGTGGAGGAGCCGGGCATCCTGTCCCTGCCCCTGTACGACGAGCCCTTTCTGGTGGCCCTGCCCGCCGAGCACCCCTGGCGCAAGAAGAAGCAGATCGGCAGCGACGAACTGGAACAGGAAAACCTGCTGCTGCTGGGCAGCGGTCACTGCTTCCGGGACCAGGTGCTGCAGGCCTGCCCCGCCCTGAACCGCTCCGCCAGTGGCCTGGCCAAGACCCTGGAAAGCAGTTCCCTGGAGACCATCCGCCAGATGGTGGCCAGCGGCGTGGGGGTGACGGTGCTGCCTTGCACCGCTGCCCGTTCCCACACAGCCAGCGACGACATGATCACCATGCGCCCCTTCAAGAGCACCGCTCCCAGCCGGCAGGTGGCCATCGCCTGGCGCAAGAGCTTTCCCCGGCCCCGGGCCATCGAGGCCATCCGCCAGGCCATCATGGCCTGCGAACTGACATGCGTGCAAAAACTCAAGCCTCGGCCAGGCGGGGCCTGA
- the katG gene encoding catalase/peroxidase HPI: MDGNNTKSAGKCPVMHGGATTTATSNMEWWPKALNLDILHQHDTKTNPMGKDFNYREEVMKLDFEALKKDLKALMTDSQDWWPADWGHYGGLMIRMSWHAAGTYRIADGRGGAGTGNQRFAPINSWPDNANLDKARRLLWPIKKKYGNKLSWADLIALAGTIAYESMGLKTFGFGFGREDIWHPEKDTYWGAEKEWLAPSDSRYENLDDPSTMENPLAAVQMGLIYVNPEGVNGKPDPLKTAAQVRETFARMAMNDEETVALTAGGHTVGKTHGNGSAANLGPAPEGAPIEEQGLGWQNHTTRGIGRDTVTSGIEGAWTTHPTQWDNGYFDLLLGYDWWLQKSPAGAWQWEPVNIREEDMPVDVEDPSIRCKPIMTDADMAMRFDPEYRRIAERFHKDPAYFSEVFARAWFKLTHRDMGPRARYIGPDVPKEDLIWQDPVPAGRTDYDVDAVKAKIAASGLSIGEMVSTAWDSARTFRGSDKRGGANGARIRLAPQKAWEGNEPARLAKVLAALEGIAAQTGASVADVIVLAGNVGIEQAVKAAGFDVTVPFAPGRGDATDAMTDAASFAVLEPVADGYRNWLKKDYVVSAEELMLDRTQLLGLTAPEMTVLVGGMRVLATNHGGTKHGVFTAREGALTNDFFVNLTDMSNVWKPAGNNLYEVRDRRTGQVKWTATRVDLVFGSNSILRAYAEVYAQDDNKEKFVQDFVAAWAKVMNLDRFDLAG, translated from the coding sequence ATGGATGGAAACAACACCAAATCCGCTGGCAAATGCCCAGTCATGCACGGGGGCGCCACCACGACCGCCACATCGAACATGGAATGGTGGCCGAAGGCGCTGAATCTGGACATCCTGCACCAGCACGACACGAAGACCAACCCGATGGGCAAGGATTTCAACTATCGGGAAGAGGTCATGAAACTCGACTTCGAGGCGCTCAAGAAGGATCTCAAGGCCCTGATGACCGACAGCCAGGACTGGTGGCCTGCCGACTGGGGCCACTACGGTGGCCTGATGATCCGCATGTCCTGGCATGCGGCGGGCACCTACCGCATCGCCGACGGCCGTGGCGGCGCCGGCACCGGCAATCAGCGCTTCGCGCCCATCAACTCCTGGCCGGACAACGCCAACCTGGACAAGGCCCGCCGCCTGCTGTGGCCCATCAAAAAGAAGTACGGCAACAAGCTCAGCTGGGCGGACCTCATCGCCCTGGCCGGCACCATTGCCTACGAGTCCATGGGCCTGAAGACCTTTGGCTTCGGCTTTGGCCGCGAGGATATCTGGCACCCCGAGAAGGACACCTACTGGGGGGCGGAGAAGGAATGGCTGGCACCCAGCGACAGTCGCTACGAAAACCTCGACGACCCTTCGACCATGGAAAATCCGCTGGCCGCGGTGCAGATGGGCCTGATCTACGTGAACCCCGAGGGCGTGAACGGCAAGCCCGACCCGCTGAAGACCGCCGCCCAGGTGCGGGAGACCTTCGCCCGCATGGCCATGAACGACGAGGAAACCGTGGCCCTGACGGCGGGCGGCCACACCGTGGGCAAGACCCACGGCAACGGCAGCGCCGCCAACCTGGGCCCGGCGCCTGAAGGCGCCCCCATCGAGGAGCAGGGCCTGGGCTGGCAGAACCACACCACCCGGGGCATCGGCCGCGACACCGTCACCAGCGGCATCGAAGGCGCCTGGACCACCCATCCGACGCAATGGGACAACGGTTACTTCGACCTGCTCCTGGGCTACGACTGGTGGCTGCAGAAGTCCCCGGCCGGCGCCTGGCAGTGGGAGCCGGTCAACATCCGGGAAGAGGACATGCCCGTGGATGTGGAGGACCCCTCGATTCGCTGCAAGCCCATCATGACCGATGCGGACATGGCCATGAGATTCGACCCCGAATACCGCAGGATCGCGGAACGCTTCCACAAGGACCCGGCCTACTTCTCGGAAGTCTTCGCCCGGGCCTGGTTCAAGCTCACCCACCGGGACATGGGGCCCAGGGCCCGCTACATCGGCCCGGACGTGCCCAAGGAAGACCTGATCTGGCAGGATCCGGTGCCTGCCGGCCGCACCGACTACGACGTAGATGCCGTCAAGGCGAAGATAGCGGCCAGCGGCCTCTCCATCGGTGAAATGGTGTCCACGGCCTGGGACAGCGCCCGCACCTTCCGCGGCTCGGACAAGCGCGGTGGCGCCAACGGCGCCCGCATCCGCCTGGCGCCCCAGAAGGCATGGGAAGGCAACGAACCCGCCCGCCTGGCCAAGGTGCTGGCGGCACTGGAGGGCATAGCCGCCCAGACGGGGGCCAGCGTGGCGGACGTCATCGTCCTGGCGGGCAATGTGGGCATCGAGCAGGCCGTCAAGGCGGCGGGCTTCGATGTCACCGTGCCCTTTGCCCCCGGCCGCGGCGACGCCACCGATGCCATGACGGACGCCGCCTCCTTCGCCGTGCTGGAACCGGTGGCCGACGGCTACCGCAACTGGCTGAAGAAGGACTACGTCGTCAGCGCCGAGGAATTGATGCTGGACCGCACCCAGCTCCTGGGCCTGACCGCCCCTGAAATGACGGTACTGGTTGGCGGCATGCGGGTGCTGGCCACGAACCATGGCGGCACGAAGCATGGCGTGTTCACCGCGCGGGAAGGCGCCTTGACTAACGACTTCTTCGTCAACCTGACCGACATGTCCAACGTGTGGAAACCGGCCGGCAACAACCTGTATGAAGTCCGCGACCGCAGGACAGGCCAGGTCAAATGGACGGCGACGCGCGTGGATCTGGTGTTCGGCTCCAACTCCATCCTGCGGGCCTACGCCGAGGTCTATGCCCAGGACGACAACAAGGAGAAGTTCGTTCAGGACTTCGTGGCGGCCTGGGCCAAGGTGATGAACCTGGACCGCTTCGATCTTGCCGGTTGA
- a CDS encoding ZIP family metal transporter, whose amino-acid sequence MEIATHAPLTQREAWVQQAQQHPWTALGLLAAGLAVAWLVSVSSWQVYSGRADAALRLGMLGGLAGFAATALGALPGIALKGISQRVEDTMLGLAAGMMLAASSFSLILPGLEAGEALTGSAGLGAATVVAGMALGVMLMLGLDQFTPHEHEHGGPCGAGCERVNRVWLFVLAIALHNLPEGMAIGVSFAQGDMSVGLPLTTAIALQDIPEGLAVAMSLRAIGLGPLRAVLIAGATGLMEPLGALLGIGLSSGLAMAYPMGLGLAAGAMIFVVSHEVIPETHRNGHQTPATLGLMAGFAVMMVLDTTLG is encoded by the coding sequence ATGGAGATCGCCACCCACGCACCCCTGACCCAGCGCGAAGCCTGGGTGCAGCAGGCCCAGCAGCATCCGTGGACGGCCCTGGGCCTGCTGGCTGCCGGCCTGGCCGTGGCGTGGCTGGTCAGCGTGAGCAGCTGGCAGGTCTATTCCGGCCGGGCGGATGCCGCCCTGCGACTGGGCATGCTGGGGGGACTGGCGGGCTTTGCCGCCACGGCCCTGGGGGCTCTGCCGGGCATCGCCCTGAAGGGCATCAGCCAACGGGTGGAGGACACCATGCTGGGCCTGGCGGCGGGCATGATGCTGGCCGCCAGCTCCTTCTCCCTCATCCTGCCCGGCCTGGAAGCCGGCGAGGCCCTCACCGGCAGCGCCGGCCTGGGCGCCGCCACGGTGGTGGCGGGCATGGCCCTGGGGGTTATGCTGATGCTGGGCCTGGACCAGTTCACGCCCCACGAACACGAGCACGGCGGCCCCTGCGGCGCCGGCTGCGAACGGGTCAACCGGGTGTGGCTGTTCGTGCTGGCCATCGCCCTGCATAACCTGCCGGAAGGCATGGCCATCGGCGTCAGCTTCGCCCAGGGGGACATGAGCGTGGGCCTGCCCCTCACCACCGCCATCGCCTTGCAGGACATCCCGGAAGGCCTGGCGGTGGCCATGTCCCTGCGGGCCATCGGCCTGGGCCCCCTGCGGGCAGTGCTCATCGCCGGCGCCACCGGCCTCATGGAACCCCTGGGCGCCCTGCTGGGCATCGGCCTCTCCAGCGGCCTGGCCATGGCCTACCCCATGGGCCTGGGGTTGGCGGCCGGCGCCATGATCTTCGTGGTGTCCCACGAGGTGATCCCGGAGACCCACCGCAACGGCCACCAGACCCCGGCCACCCTGGGACTCATGGCCGGCTTCGCGGTGATGATGGTGCTGGACACCACCCTGGGCTGA
- a CDS encoding DUF3616 domain-containing protein, translated as MPHLNPPTFLPLTGVYEPSAIQQLADGRFLVVEDEKDHPFCLVTLHPDGGVTSMPLSPEPQADGAGTGKLDDLEGLARGPSGHLYAITSHSRDGDGDEKKSRHKLARFMVQGDQIVEPCVALGLKPALAAVHPVLATAAAILDVKAEGGLNIEALEITPDPRRLLLGFRSPLLAGRALIAAIENADAMFDGSEPPRVSPDLITLDLGGHGIRGMSWLPALDGYLVISGPVAREQVQFRVWFWNGQADAQVRRIRVPGLAGFEHAEGITPALLEGRPHIVLVSDDGSRAEGRCARYLLLEPGQLVLEP; from the coding sequence ATGCCCCACCTGAACCCGCCCACATTCCTGCCCCTGACGGGGGTCTACGAGCCTTCCGCCATCCAGCAACTGGCGGACGGGCGCTTCCTGGTGGTGGAGGATGAGAAGGACCACCCCTTCTGCCTGGTCACCCTCCACCCGGACGGCGGCGTCACCAGCATGCCCCTGAGCCCGGAACCCCAGGCGGACGGCGCTGGCACCGGCAAGCTGGACGACCTGGAAGGCCTGGCCCGGGGCCCCTCCGGCCACTTGTACGCCATCACCTCCCATTCCCGGGATGGCGACGGCGACGAGAAGAAGTCCCGCCACAAGCTTGCCCGCTTCATGGTCCAGGGCGACCAAATCGTGGAACCATGCGTGGCCCTGGGCCTGAAACCCGCCCTGGCGGCTGTCCACCCGGTGCTGGCCACGGCGGCGGCAATCCTCGACGTGAAAGCCGAGGGCGGCCTCAACATCGAGGCCCTGGAAATCACACCCGACCCCCGGCGCCTGCTGCTGGGATTCCGCAGTCCCCTGCTGGCAGGCCGGGCCCTCATCGCCGCCATCGAAAACGCCGACGCGATGTTCGATGGGAGCGAACCGCCCCGGGTCTCCCCCGATCTGATCACCCTGGACCTGGGCGGCCACGGCATCCGCGGCATGTCCTGGCTGCCCGCCCTGGACGGCTACCTCGTCATCAGCGGCCCCGTGGCCAGGGAACAGGTGCAATTCCGGGTCTGGTTCTGGAACGGCCAGGCCGATGCACAGGTGCGTAGGATCCGCGTGCCTGGCCTGGCCGGCTTCGAACACGCCGAAGGCATCACCCCCGCCCTCCTGGAAGGCCGCCCCCACATCGTCCTGGTGAGCGACGACGGCAGCAGGGCGGAAGGACGATGTGCCCGCTACCTGCTGCTCGAACCGGGGCAATTGGTGCTGGAGCCCTGA
- a CDS encoding YceH family protein, producing the protein MTAPHLPILSLLETRILGVLYEKQHTVPDTYPLSLNALVAGCNQKTSRNPVMEVTEAEVQAALDSLKGPTLIMESSGGRVTRYAHNLEKVLRQPSQAMALLTLLMLRGPQTAGELRINCERLHRFADISAVEGFLEELAERPDGALVMELPRQPGARENRWAQLLGGTPAVEEGSPATHVQADLAADVTLGEITALKANMTRLEAEVDELKALVAKLCADLGYRR; encoded by the coding sequence ATGACCGCCCCCCACCTGCCCATCCTCTCCCTGCTGGAAACCCGCATCCTCGGCGTGCTCTACGAAAAGCAGCACACGGTGCCCGACACCTACCCCCTGTCGCTGAACGCCCTGGTGGCCGGCTGCAACCAGAAGACCAGCCGCAACCCCGTCATGGAGGTCACCGAGGCCGAGGTCCAGGCCGCCCTGGACAGCCTCAAGGGGCCCACCCTGATCATGGAATCCAGCGGCGGGCGCGTGACCCGCTACGCCCACAACCTGGAGAAGGTCCTGCGCCAGCCCTCCCAGGCCATGGCCCTGCTCACCCTGCTCATGCTGCGCGGTCCCCAGACGGCGGGCGAGCTGCGCATCAACTGCGAGCGGCTGCACAGGTTCGCGGACATTTCGGCGGTGGAAGGTTTCCTGGAAGAACTGGCCGAGCGCCCGGATGGCGCACTTGTCATGGAACTCCCGCGCCAGCCCGGCGCCCGGGAGAACCGCTGGGCCCAACTGCTCGGCGGGACACCAGCCGTGGAGGAAGGTTCACCCGCAACCCATGTTCAGGCTGACCTGGCTGCCGATGTGACCCTGGGAGAAATCACCGCCCTCAAGGCCAACATGACTCGTCTGGAAGCCGAGGTGGATGAGCTGAAGGCCCTGGTGGCGAAGCTGTGCGCGGACCTGGGCTACAGGCGCTAG
- a CDS encoding diguanylate cyclase: MDSLSRPQARILLVDDDPLILRVLQTHLKAFGEITTASCGEEALLKIAKEMPDLVILDVDMPGMDGYATCRAVKGNPETTDLPVVFITTFDDVESETRALNMGGADFIRKPVNPAVLQARVKTQLALRHKTEELRRLNNLDGLTQISNRRAFDEVLVLEWRRALRNQSPLSLLMVDIDHFKQFNDTYGHLIGDDCLRQVAQALHHCLKRAGDFVARYGGEEFAAILANTGSGDAQDLAEQLCQQVRKLAIPHGSSPTASVVTLSVGLASYCPKQYEGICASARELAYPAEPSILLRGADQALYLAKQQGRNRVVHGE; encoded by the coding sequence ATGGACTCCCTCTCCAGACCTCAAGCCCGCATCCTGCTGGTGGACGACGATCCCCTGATATTGCGGGTGCTTCAAACCCACCTGAAGGCATTCGGCGAGATCACAACCGCCTCCTGCGGCGAGGAGGCCTTGCTGAAAATCGCCAAGGAAATGCCGGATCTGGTCATTCTGGATGTGGACATGCCCGGAATGGATGGCTACGCCACGTGCAGGGCGGTGAAAGGGAATCCGGAGACGACGGACCTGCCCGTGGTGTTCATCACCACGTTCGATGATGTGGAATCGGAGACCCGGGCCCTCAACATGGGGGGCGCAGACTTCATCCGCAAACCGGTCAACCCCGCCGTGCTGCAAGCCAGGGTCAAGACCCAATTGGCCTTGAGGCACAAGACGGAAGAGTTGCGCCGTCTCAACAATCTCGACGGCCTGACCCAGATCTCCAACCGTCGCGCATTCGATGAGGTACTGGTCCTGGAGTGGCGGCGGGCTCTGCGCAACCAGTCGCCGTTGTCCCTGTTGATGGTGGATATCGACCACTTCAAGCAGTTCAACGACACCTATGGCCACCTGATCGGCGATGACTGTCTGCGCCAGGTCGCCCAGGCACTGCACCATTGCCTCAAACGGGCAGGCGATTTCGTGGCCCGGTACGGGGGCGAGGAATTCGCTGCCATCCTGGCGAACACGGGGTCCGGCGATGCGCAGGACCTGGCCGAACAGCTTTGCCAGCAAGTGAGAAAACTGGCTATTCCCCACGGCTCATCGCCGACGGCATCGGTGGTTACCCTGAGCGTCGGGCTCGCAAGCTATTGCCCGAAGCAGTATGAGGGCATCTGTGCCAGCGCCCGGGAGCTGGCATACCCCGCGGAGCCCAGTATCTTGCTGAGGGGCGCCGACCAAGCCCTGTATCTCGCGAAGCAGCAGGGACGAAACCGGGTGGTGCATGGTGAATGA
- a CDS encoding response regulator has translation MKTVLVVDDDPIFRMVMKRHLREMGFAVVENDSGEGVVEQVAQFRPLACLIDIFMDKKEGLSTIRDIYRLADKPKVIAVSADPMYLDMSRDLGADASLRKPIPFDVLQSVLTQLEVRPG, from the coding sequence ATGAAAACGGTACTCGTGGTGGATGACGACCCGATCTTCCGCATGGTGATGAAGCGCCATCTGCGGGAGATGGGCTTCGCGGTGGTGGAGAACGACTCCGGTGAAGGCGTCGTGGAGCAGGTCGCCCAGTTCAGGCCCCTGGCCTGCCTGATAGACATCTTCATGGACAAGAAAGAAGGTCTTTCGACCATACGGGACATCTACAGGCTCGCGGACAAGCCCAAGGTCATTGCGGTTTCCGCAGACCCCATGTACTTGGACATGAGCAGGGACCTGGGGGCCGACGCCTCTCTGCGCAAGCCTATTCCGTTTGATGTCCTGCAGAGCGTCCTCACCCAGCTTGAAGTTCGGCCAGGTTGA
- a CDS encoding PAS domain-containing protein produces the protein MAAMTGGARRRSLLVLISGIVAITVATVFAVQALSSYRAQRETILAQMQQSSSSSLATLQKNLATYIEAYAVNDYENLVKAEILPRQHFAIVVRDYKLGTLLGKEAYVSGKIRDAKGVVREFDPEDPAQNQLLKDTFHRDSAPILADSGEEIGSVAIYNTDATINQALRTSLKDSLKSSLVLGLVLTGLLIFFASRFLVRPLARIGSAMKQQDQDGIPVGPVPSFYLGEIAALSDAMNAMVSVMRTSRDDLQQSRERLQNVIDGTLAGTWEWDVQTGQVVFNERWAEIIGYTLEELAPVSIETWLRHAHPDDLKLSGELLEKHFSGQVPYYECEARMRHKAGHWVWVLDRGRVISRTADGQPKLMAGTHQDINVRKKAEEALGRSEERLKLALEGADDGLWDWDLRTDVVYYSPRWKAMLGYADEELENNLGTWSNLVHPEDRQSTLSLVRDLIEGRAEKFEVEFRMLHKDGRWVNVLSRATLRKDAQDHPTRLVGTHMDITERKRLEGLLVEERNKAEVANRSKSDFLANMSHEIRTPLNAIIGVTYLLSHSSLDRAQRRDLLTIEASSKTLLALINDILDLSKIEAGELTLEAYPFSLPELLHDLRAMFSATAASKGVALDMPALPDAMPPVLIGDGNRLRQMLTNLLGNALKFTDAGSVTLRMDPVGHPSAGQPLRLRFTVTDTGIGIAQEAQARLFKPFMQADGSTTRRYGGTGLGLSIIRRLASLMGGDVGFETRPGEGSAFWLELPFEPSAQAPESLPSTATGKESPWFPGLQGVRVLVVDDSPFNLDVMQRILAKEGAIPTTCDSGEQALDAIRNAREGFDLVLMDLQMPGMDGCEATMRIRADLKLPRLPVIALTAGATTTEQQRAFDAGMDDFFIKPVDPARLVQVLRQQVERSRGQPLPPSPSPAQVLAGQEGNASMVAQEAWPVISGIDMGVALRMLGEDVSFFMDILADFLAANGAVVEQARALLDAGKPEIVARMVHKLRSQAGTIGATGLRDAAKALDEAITANSPEIEDKFASFAKAHAELFRAAGAWRENQQVRKN, from the coding sequence ATGGCGGCGATGACCGGGGGCGCCAGGCGCCGTTCCCTGCTTGTCCTGATCAGCGGCATCGTGGCCATCACGGTGGCAACGGTATTCGCAGTGCAGGCCCTGTCCAGTTACCGGGCCCAGCGTGAAACGATCCTGGCCCAGATGCAGCAGAGCTCGTCCAGCAGCCTGGCGACCTTGCAGAAGAACCTGGCCACGTACATCGAAGCCTACGCCGTCAACGACTATGAAAACCTGGTCAAGGCGGAAATTCTCCCCCGCCAGCACTTCGCCATCGTCGTGCGCGATTACAAGCTGGGCACGCTGCTGGGCAAGGAAGCCTACGTAAGCGGCAAGATCAGGGATGCCAAAGGTGTGGTCCGGGAGTTTGACCCCGAAGATCCTGCGCAAAACCAGTTGCTGAAGGACACTTTCCACCGGGACTCGGCACCCATACTGGCTGACTCAGGGGAGGAGATAGGCAGCGTCGCCATCTACAACACCGACGCAACGATCAACCAGGCCCTGAGGACCTCGCTGAAGGACAGCCTGAAGAGCTCCCTGGTACTGGGCCTGGTCCTCACAGGGCTGTTGATCTTCTTCGCGAGTCGTTTTCTGGTGCGGCCCCTGGCCCGGATCGGTTCTGCCATGAAGCAGCAGGACCAGGACGGCATTCCGGTCGGGCCGGTTCCCAGCTTCTACCTGGGCGAAATTGCCGCCCTATCTGACGCCATGAATGCCATGGTGTCCGTGATGAGGACCTCCCGCGATGACCTTCAGCAAAGCCGGGAACGGTTGCAGAACGTGATTGACGGAACCCTGGCGGGTACCTGGGAGTGGGACGTCCAGACGGGGCAGGTGGTATTCAACGAGCGCTGGGCCGAGATCATCGGCTACACACTGGAGGAGCTGGCGCCGGTGTCCATCGAAACCTGGCTGCGCCACGCCCACCCGGATGACCTCAAACTCTCGGGGGAATTGCTGGAAAAGCACTTCTCCGGCCAGGTGCCCTATTACGAGTGTGAAGCCCGCATGCGGCACAAGGCCGGCCACTGGGTATGGGTGCTTGACCGGGGCAGGGTCATCAGCCGGACAGCGGACGGCCAGCCAAAGCTCATGGCAGGGACCCATCAGGACATCAACGTCAGAAAGAAGGCAGAGGAAGCGCTGGGTCGCAGCGAGGAACGCCTGAAACTGGCCCTGGAGGGTGCCGATGACGGCCTTTGGGACTGGGATCTGAGGACGGACGTCGTCTATTACTCACCACGCTGGAAGGCCATGCTCGGCTATGCCGATGAGGAACTGGAAAACAACCTGGGGACCTGGTCGAACCTGGTTCATCCCGAGGACAGGCAGTCCACCCTGTCCCTGGTGAGGGACCTGATCGAGGGGCGTGCCGAGAAGTTCGAGGTGGAATTCCGGATGCTGCACAAGGACGGCCGGTGGGTCAACGTCCTGTCCCGGGCCACATTGCGCAAGGATGCTCAGGACCACCCTACCCGCCTGGTGGGCACCCACATGGATATCACCGAGCGCAAGCGCCTGGAAGGGCTTCTGGTCGAGGAGCGTAACAAGGCCGAGGTGGCCAATCGCTCCAAGTCGGATTTCCTGGCCAACATGAGCCATGAGATCCGGACGCCTCTCAATGCCATCATCGGTGTCACCTACCTGTTGAGCCATTCTTCCCTGGACAGGGCCCAGCGCCGGGACCTGCTCACCATCGAAGCTTCAAGCAAGACCCTGCTGGCCCTCATCAACGACATCCTGGACTTGTCCAAGATCGAAGCCGGCGAACTCACTCTGGAGGCTTATCCCTTCTCACTCCCGGAACTGCTGCATGACCTGCGCGCCATGTTTTCCGCCACCGCGGCGAGCAAGGGCGTTGCGCTAGATATGCCTGCCTTGCCAGATGCAATGCCGCCCGTGCTGATCGGCGATGGCAACCGCCTGCGGCAGATGCTGACCAACCTGCTCGGCAACGCCCTCAAGTTCACCGATGCGGGCAGCGTCACTCTCCGCATGGACCCCGTCGGACACCCATCGGCGGGGCAGCCTCTGCGCCTGCGGTTCACGGTTACGGATACCGGCATCGGCATTGCTCAAGAAGCACAGGCCAGGCTTTTCAAGCCGTTCATGCAGGCGGATGGGTCCACCACACGTCGCTACGGGGGCACCGGCCTGGGACTTTCCATCATCAGGCGACTGGCCAGTTTGATGGGGGGGGATGTGGGCTTTGAAACCCGGCCCGGCGAAGGCTCCGCATTCTGGCTGGAGTTGCCTTTCGAGCCTTCAGCCCAGGCGCCGGAATCGTTGCCCAGCACGGCGACGGGCAAGGAAAGCCCGTGGTTTCCAGGTCTGCAAGGCGTGCGCGTGCTGGTGGTGGACGACAGTCCTTTCAACCTGGACGTCATGCAGCGCATCCTGGCCAAGGAAGGGGCGATCCCGACTACTTGCGATTCCGGAGAGCAGGCGCTGGATGCCATCAGAAATGCCCGGGAGGGCTTTGATCTGGTGCTCATGGATCTGCAGATGCCGGGCATGGACGGATGCGAAGCCACCATGCGGATACGCGCTGATCTCAAGCTGCCCCGGCTTCCGGTCATTGCCCTGACGGCGGGGGCCACGACCACCGAGCAGCAGCGAGCCTTTGATGCGGGCATGGATGATTTCTTTATCAAGCCCGTGGACCCGGCCCGACTGGTGCAGGTGCTGCGCCAGCAGGTCGAACGGAGCCGTGGGCAGCCATTGCCACCGTCCCCATCCCCCGCCCAGGTCCTTGCCGGTCAGGAAGGCAATGCATCCATGGTGGCCCAGGAGGCATGGCCCGTGATCAGCGGAATCGACATGGGCGTGGCTTTGAGGATGCTTGGGGAGGACGTAAGCTTCTTCATGGATATTTTGGCCGACTTCCTGGCGGCCAATGGCGCTGTCGTGGAACAGGCCCGAGCCCTGCTGGATGCCGGCAAGCCGGAAATTGTGGCCAGGATGGTGCATAAGCTGCGCAGCCAGGCGGGTACCATCGGTGCAACGGGCCTGCGGGATGCCGCCAAGGCCCTGGATGAAGCGATAACCGCCAATTCCCCGGAAATCGAGGACAAGTTCGCCTCCTTTGCCAAGGCCCATGCCGAACTCTTTCGCGCAGCCGGGGCCTGGCGTGAGAATCAACAAGTCCGGAAGAATTGA